The Mucilaginibacter mallensis genome has a segment encoding these proteins:
- a CDS encoding site-specific integrase: MATVNAVVYDQFKREDGTFHVQIKVFHKDVRRFIETNHYVTARQLDEDLKIKDKHILKSLDETLVDYRKTIGDLGPKLDFFTCDDLKAYLVNKDKEVDFIAFCTQHIISLRKVKRDGTANNHRAVRNSLIDYFKKKSVSIIEINSGMLFAYEKWLQNDRTMSRINQLGNEVTTTEKGMQVGGVYSHMRDLRTLFNEARKVYNNEDIGVVKIKHYPFKVYKIGAPPKTRKRNIPGEQLVKIKNCVVEPGGRAELARDLFLLSFYMCGMNAVDFYNLDGYDPQSTRLEYNRSKTSSLRDDGAFISIKIVPEARPLLEKYIGKLQDRYSTYNGLDTALSKGMKLLRNTTGIPEVTFYWARHTFATIARNKCKIAKEDIAEALNHVDGEHKTTDIYIEKDWSIVDNVQVSVMKFLRKLVKPKPDKPYKLKVKESVKELNNPNDQRKTMRLVSA, encoded by the coding sequence ATGGCAACTGTAAATGCTGTGGTTTACGACCAATTTAAAAGGGAGGATGGAACCTTCCATGTACAAATTAAAGTTTTTCACAAAGATGTACGCCGGTTTATTGAAACAAACCATTATGTTACCGCCCGGCAACTTGATGAAGACTTAAAAATCAAGGACAAGCATATCCTGAAATCATTAGACGAAACGTTAGTAGATTACCGGAAGACCATCGGCGATCTCGGCCCAAAGCTGGACTTCTTTACTTGTGATGATTTAAAAGCCTACTTGGTTAACAAGGATAAGGAAGTGGATTTTATTGCTTTTTGCACTCAGCATATCATTTCTTTAAGGAAAGTAAAGCGAGATGGAACCGCAAACAATCATAGGGCTGTGAGGAATAGTCTTATTGATTATTTCAAAAAGAAAAGTGTTTCCATCATAGAGATCAATTCCGGAATGCTGTTCGCTTATGAAAAATGGCTGCAAAACGACCGTACCATGAGTCGGATTAACCAGTTAGGTAATGAAGTGACCACAACGGAAAAAGGTATGCAGGTTGGCGGTGTTTATTCCCACATGCGTGATTTGCGTACCCTTTTCAATGAGGCCCGAAAGGTTTACAACAATGAAGACATAGGCGTTGTTAAGATAAAACATTATCCCTTTAAGGTCTATAAAATCGGCGCACCGCCAAAGACCAGGAAGAGGAATATTCCCGGTGAACAACTTGTCAAAATCAAAAATTGCGTGGTAGAACCCGGCGGGCGGGCTGAATTAGCCAGAGATTTATTTCTGCTCAGTTTTTATATGTGTGGTATGAACGCCGTTGACTTTTATAATCTTGATGGTTACGACCCACAAAGTACCAGGTTAGAGTACAATCGCTCAAAAACGAGTAGCCTTCGTGATGACGGCGCGTTTATCAGTATAAAAATTGTTCCCGAGGCAAGACCATTGCTGGAAAAATACATTGGGAAATTACAGGATAGATATAGCACCTATAACGGGTTAGATACCGCTTTAAGCAAAGGAATGAAACTCTTGCGAAATACAACGGGTATCCCTGAAGTTACCTTTTATTGGGCGAGGCATACATTTGCTACTATCGCACGAAACAAATGTAAAATTGCAAAAGAAGATATTGCAGAGGCTTTAAACCATGTTGATGGAGAACACAAAACCACTGATATTTATATCGAAAAGGATTGGAGCATCGTTGATAACGTGCAGGTTTCTGTTATGAAGTTTTTGAGAAAACTGGTGAAACCGAAGCCTGATAAGCCATATAAACTGAAAGTAAAAGAGTCAGTGAAAGAATTAAATAACCCAAATGATCAAAGGAAAACTATGCGCCTTGTAAGCGCATAA
- a CDS encoding TetR/AcrR family transcriptional regulator: MTKKTYNGAKNSKERSMQKLVEAVGTIIRTQGYTGLNALNIGKTAGVNRGLINLYFGSLDNLVEVYVRGKDYWVAAAGNAGELMEEKRDQHTREILESLLVNQLNYFYKEDEMQKIVLWQLSQRSKIMYEVAEEREKLGEAFFNLADPYFENTDVDLRAVAGLLVGGIYYMVLHAKANDSLFCQIDVNSENGLERIKKAISAILTDTYKRAENAKT, encoded by the coding sequence ATGACGAAGAAAACTTATAACGGTGCTAAAAATAGCAAAGAGCGCTCTATGCAAAAACTTGTTGAAGCCGTTGGTACAATCATTAGAACGCAAGGATATACCGGATTAAATGCTTTGAACATTGGAAAAACGGCTGGCGTAAATCGGGGTCTGATCAATTTATATTTTGGCAGCCTGGATAACCTGGTTGAAGTCTATGTTCGGGGTAAAGATTATTGGGTTGCAGCAGCCGGAAATGCCGGAGAATTGATGGAAGAAAAGAGGGATCAGCATACACGAGAGATTTTAGAATCCCTTCTTGTAAACCAGCTAAATTATTTTTACAAAGAGGACGAAATGCAAAAAATCGTGTTGTGGCAGCTAAGTCAGCGAAGTAAAATAATGTACGAAGTTGCTGAAGAACGGGAAAAATTAGGCGAAGCCTTTTTTAATTTGGCTGATCCCTACTTTGAAAATACTGATGTGGATCTCCGTGCTGTTGCAGGTCTTTTAGTTGGCGGTATTTATTATATGGTATTACATGCAAAAGCTAATGATAGTTTATTTTGTCAGATAGATGTGAATTCAGAAAACGGTTTAGAAAGAATAAAAAAAGCAATTTCAGCAATCTTAACGGATACCTACAAAAGGGCTGAAAATGCAAAAACTTAA
- a CDS encoding aminotransferase class I/II-fold pyridoxal phosphate-dependent enzyme, which yields MKTNINFQKASFKDFENIPDLNAFQRAEVFQEFTNYMEENGQMNFRFMTSKNGCGPEMWVTSPFNKTPKKCVSLVSNDYLNFTQHPAVKLAAIQGIEKYGTGAGASPLIGGHHDYHEMLQTKIASFFGRSPDSALVFTTGYTSNSATLLALLKKEDVAILDMSVHASVYEGCKETNLKMFLHNDLESLERILREAHEKFRTRLVVIDGVYSQDGDLAKMEDILNLTKRYGGFLMVDDAHGIGVIGKNGRGAIEIFNLLDKIDIISGTLSKAFGHIGGFVVSSPEIINFLKFQSRQQVFSSTSTPAAAGLLKALDLIDEEPKWRTMLADNIEYFKKGLTDLGLNVGNTESAIIPVKIGDAHKTGDAGRLLLEAGIYANTIVYPGVARKNARIRTSLMATHNREHLDKALNAFEYVNQKLHISSN from the coding sequence ATGAAAACAAACATCAACTTTCAAAAAGCAAGTTTTAAAGATTTTGAAAACATTCCTGATCTGAATGCATTCCAAAGAGCCGAAGTTTTCCAGGAGTTTACGAATTACATGGAAGAAAACGGACAAATGAATTTCCGTTTTATGACCAGTAAAAACGGTTGCGGCCCGGAAATGTGGGTAACCTCACCGTTTAATAAAACGCCCAAAAAATGCGTAAGTCTAGTATCAAACGATTATTTAAACTTCACTCAGCATCCAGCGGTAAAGTTAGCCGCAATACAGGGAATCGAAAAATATGGAACTGGCGCTGGCGCTTCCCCTTTAATCGGAGGTCATCATGATTACCACGAAATGCTTCAAACCAAAATAGCATCCTTTTTTGGCAGAAGTCCTGATTCAGCTTTAGTTTTCACAACTGGCTATACTTCCAATAGCGCAACACTTTTAGCCCTTCTGAAAAAAGAAGACGTAGCAATTTTGGATATGTCTGTTCACGCCAGTGTTTATGAGGGCTGCAAAGAAACTAATTTGAAAATGTTCTTGCATAACGACCTGGAATCTTTAGAGCGAATTTTAAGGGAAGCCCATGAAAAATTCCGTACAAGATTGGTAGTGATTGATGGTGTTTACTCACAGGACGGTGATTTGGCCAAAATGGAGGATATTTTAAACCTTACCAAAAGATATGGTGGTTTCTTAATGGTGGATGATGCTCATGGTATTGGTGTTATTGGGAAAAATGGTCGCGGGGCTATTGAGATTTTTAACCTTTTGGATAAGATTGATATTATTTCTGGAACGTTAAGCAAAGCATTTGGCCATATAGGTGGCTTTGTCGTTTCAAGTCCGGAAATTATTAATTTTCTAAAATTCCAATCAAGGCAACAAGTCTTTTCATCTACCTCCACACCAGCAGCAGCAGGATTACTTAAAGCATTAGATCTGATTGACGAAGAACCAAAATGGAGGACTATGCTTGCTGATAATATCGAATATTTTAAAAAGGGCCTAACAGACTTAGGCTTAAATGTTGGTAACACAGAATCAGCTATTATACCGGTAAAAATTGGAGATGCCCATAAGACTGGTGATGCTGGCCGGTTACTATTGGAAGCGGGTATTTATGCTAATACTATTGTGTATCCGGGTGTGGCAAGAAAAAATGCCAGAATACGAACAAGCTTAATGGCAACGCATAACCGGGAACACTTAGATAAGGCATTAAATGCATTTGAATATGTAAATCAAAAATTGCATATTTCCAGTAATTAA